A part of Gemmatimonadota bacterium genomic DNA contains:
- a CDS encoding B12-binding domain-containing radical SAM protein: protein MRRKVVLYNPEAVFYTMPLSLLAVGSCLDRRRYEVCVVDGRLERDPLAALLAAAGDALCVGVTVLTGAPIRDALRVTRALKARRRDLPVIWGGWHPSLFPRETLEQAGIDGVVVGQGEETFTEILERLSAGAGLEGVAGCLAAGSTPAPPRPLQDINRFPPHDYTLIPVERYFQLKGQRQLDYISSQGCRFRCTFCADPFVYKRGWFGLEPERVAGELDALWRRYRVEDVGFQDETFFTSPRRVATLAEAFRLRQARFTWTATMRADQGHRLDEALLADCRRAGLRRVMIGVESGSQEMLDWMKKDITVAQVLESAEKCLRQGIGAIFNIIVGFPGEPPESVQASLDMAKRLRAMSPAFEVAIFYYKPYPGNPIADKLLADGHAFPRMLEEWAEFDYVGSSGPWVSREKQARIERFKFYQRVAWSRPQLARLPLQAVARWRCKRDAYAFPVEKLVVEWLRPPVRLS from the coding sequence ATGAGACGCAAGGTGGTGCTCTACAACCCCGAAGCGGTGTTCTATACCATGCCGCTCTCGCTGCTGGCGGTCGGCTCCTGCCTGGATCGCCGCCGCTACGAGGTGTGCGTGGTGGACGGGCGACTGGAGCGTGACCCGCTGGCCGCGCTCCTGGCCGCGGCCGGGGATGCGCTCTGCGTGGGCGTCACCGTTCTGACCGGCGCGCCCATCCGCGATGCGCTTCGCGTGACCCGCGCGCTCAAGGCGCGGCGGCGGGACCTGCCCGTTATCTGGGGCGGCTGGCACCCCTCGCTCTTTCCGCGGGAAACGCTGGAGCAGGCCGGGATCGACGGCGTGGTGGTGGGCCAGGGCGAAGAGACGTTCACCGAGATCCTCGAGCGGCTGAGCGCAGGTGCCGGGCTGGAGGGCGTTGCCGGCTGCCTGGCGGCCGGCTCTACGCCCGCGCCGCCCCGGCCGCTCCAGGACATCAACCGCTTCCCGCCGCACGACTACACGCTGATCCCGGTCGAGCGCTACTTCCAGCTCAAGGGGCAGCGGCAGCTCGATTACATCTCGTCCCAGGGGTGCCGTTTCCGCTGCACCTTCTGCGCCGACCCCTTCGTCTACAAGCGCGGCTGGTTCGGGCTCGAGCCGGAGCGGGTGGCCGGCGAGCTGGACGCGCTCTGGCGGCGCTACAGGGTTGAGGACGTCGGCTTCCAGGACGAGACCTTCTTCACCAGTCCCCGGCGCGTGGCGACGCTGGCCGAGGCCTTCCGGCTCCGGCAGGCCCGCTTCACCTGGACGGCCACCATGCGTGCGGACCAGGGCCACCGTCTGGACGAGGCGCTTCTGGCCGACTGCCGGCGTGCCGGCCTGCGCCGGGTGATGATCGGGGTGGAATCCGGGTCGCAGGAAATGCTCGACTGGATGAAGAAGGACATCACGGTCGCGCAGGTCCTCGAGTCGGCCGAGAAGTGTCTGCGCCAGGGGATCGGCGCCATCTTCAACATCATCGTGGGCTTCCCGGGCGAGCCGCCCGAGAGTGTCCAGGCGTCACTGGACATGGCCAAGCGACTGCGCGCCATGTCGCCTGCCTTCGAGGTCGCCATCTTCTACTACAAGCCTTATCCAGGCAATCCGATTGCCGACAAGCTGTTGGCGGACGGCCACGCCTTCCCGCGCATGCTGGAGGAGTGGGCCGAGTTCGATTACGTCGGCTCCTCCGGCCCCTGGGTCAGCCGGGAGAAGCAGGCGCGCATCGAGCGCTTCAAGTTCTACCAGCGGGTGGCCTGGTCGCGGCCGCAACTCGCCCGACTGCCGCTGCAGGCGGTGGCCCGCTGGCGCTGCAAGCGGGATGCGTACGCGTTCCCGG